GGTGATCGATAATCACCAGCCTTCCGCCGGGTTTCAGGAATCTTCTCATATTTGCGAAGTACCCGACCGGGCTCCCGATATGATGGTAGGAGTTCCGGCTGAAAAAGAGATCGATGCTTTCCTCTTTCAGAGGGATATCCGCTCCCTCGATTAACACGGTTTCAATATTCGTATACCCGTTCTTTTTCGCTTGACCGGCGACATACTTCAGGTTCGAGGGCTCCACGTCCATCGCGTAAACTTTCCCCTCCGTTCCGGCCGCTCCCGCGAATTTCATGGCGAGGTATCCTCCACCGGAACCGATGTCGCCTATCGAAAGTCCCTTCAAGTCGCCTAATACATCCATGATCGCGGCGGGATTTCCGTTCTCCGCGCTATCGTTCCAATGATTTAATTTTATCCTATCGAACATTCTCTATCTCCCGGTGATTCTTTATTCGTAATACTCCGCCATCAGCTTACGGAGTTTTTTATTCGCGCGGTTCTTCCGCGCGAGAAGCGTCCCTATCGGCGTCCCCGAACTTTCCGCGACCTCGTGGAACTCCTTCCCCTCGAGTTCGGTCGCTATCCATATATCTCTCTGTTCGGCGGGGAGAGTCGCGATCGCCTGAAACAACGCGTTCCATATAACCTGGCTTTCATATGCCTGATAGACATCCCCCATCGGGTCGCCGAACCAGTCCTCCTCCTCTCCGCCGTCGTAGTCCTCCAATTCAGCCGACATCCCCCGCTTGCGGTGAAGGTCGATAATGTAATTATTGACGGAGCGATAGATATACCCGGCGATATTGCGGATGGGCGCGAGAAGGTCGAGTTTGCTGAAAAGGTTCAGCGAGACCTCCTGGAGCACGTCCTCCGGCTCGATATCCTGAATTAATCTATTCATCCGCTTGCGGATATATCCGAGAAGCCTCGGTTTTTCTAGCGCCAGCGTTTCGGTAAGTTCATCTTTCATATCACCCTCTATTGTAATCAACGATTATCAGGTATTTTTATTGCCGTTCCATAAAAAAATATACAAATTCCGCTGAATAATCCAATTATCCGGCAATATTTTTATTCTGCCGCAAATCCCGCATTCCCCATGAAAATAATTGCTATTTCATTATCAATCGTATAAAATATCAATCGATTTATCTACCGGAGGACGCTATGCCGGACAACCAGTTCTATGTCATTCTGCACGGGCACTTTTACCAGCCCCCGCGCGAGGATCCGTGGATCGACGAGATCGACCGTCAGCCCTCGGCTTTCCCCGATCACAACTGGAATGAACGAATTAACAAACAATGCTATGCCGCCAACGCCGCGTCGAGGGTAATCGACAATATGGGGCGTATCGACGAAATAATCAATAATTACCGATATGTCAGCTTTAACTTCGGGCCGACCCTGCTCGAATGGCTCCGCAAGTACGACCGTTATACCTACGATAAAATTATCGAGGCCGACCGGCTGAGCATGCAGGATAATAACGGGCACGGCAACGCGATCGCGCAGGTCTATAATCATATCATTATGCCGCTCGCCAGTAACGCCGATAAAATCACCCAGATCGAATGGGGCCTCAAGTACTTCGAGCGTCATTTCGGGAGAAAGTCCGAAAGTATCTGGCTCGCCGAGACCGCTATCAACGACGAAGTCGCGGAGTTCCTGATTCATTACGGAATCCGTTATGTTATCCTCTCGCCCACACAGGCCGAATCGGTCTGCCCGTTCAATAGCGACCAATGGCACAGCGTGGCGAATAATTCCATCGACCCGTCCAAACCCTATATATTGAAGGAAAAGAACGGCGAGCTCGCGGTATTCTTCTACTACGGAGGAATCGCCCATAAGCTCTCGTTCGAGCATCTTCTGCGGAAAGTCGAGTATATCCGCGGCGAACTGTTGGCGCATAACAATCCCGATAAACCCTTGCATATGATCAATGTCGCCACGGACGGGGAGACTTACGGGCATCACGAGCCGTTCGGGGATATGTGCCTCTCCCGCCTCATCAACGAGAACCGGAAGAACGAGGACTTTATCTTCACCAACTACGGCCGATTCCTCGAATTGAACCCGCCGCAGGATTTCGTGCGCCTCAAGGAAGGCAACGACGGACTGGGCACGGCATGGAGCTGCGCGCACGGGGTAGACCGTTGGCGGCGCGACTGCGGGTGTTCCAACGGCGGCGGCGAGGGATGGAACCAGAGCTGGCGCGAACCGTTCCGTAACGCGCTCGACTTCCTGCGCGACCGTCTTTTCGATACCGCCGAACGCGAACTTTCCAAGCTATTAAAAAATGTCTGGAACGCGCGTAACGAATATATTCATGTGGTGATGGCGGATATGGGCGGCGACCGCGCTCAGGCTGTCGACCGGTTTTTCGCAGAGCATTCCGCCCGGGAGCTGACGCCCTCCGACCGCACATTCGTCCTGCGCCTGAT
The DNA window shown above is from Brevinematales bacterium and carries:
- a CDS encoding RNA polymerase sigma factor; amino-acid sequence: MKDELTETLALEKPRLLGYIRKRMNRLIQDIEPEDVLQEVSLNLFSKLDLLAPIRNIAGYIYRSVNNYIIDLHRKRGMSAELEDYDGGEEEDWFGDPMGDVYQAYESQVIWNALFQAIATLPAEQRDIWIATELEGKEFHEVAESSGTPIGTLLARKNRANKKLRKLMAEYYE
- a CDS encoding DUF3536 domain-containing protein produces the protein MPDNQFYVILHGHFYQPPREDPWIDEIDRQPSAFPDHNWNERINKQCYAANAASRVIDNMGRIDEIINNYRYVSFNFGPTLLEWLRKYDRYTYDKIIEADRLSMQDNNGHGNAIAQVYNHIIMPLASNADKITQIEWGLKYFERHFGRKSESIWLAETAINDEVAEFLIHYGIRYVILSPTQAESVCPFNSDQWHSVANNSIDPSKPYILKEKNGELAVFFYYGGIAHKLSFEHLLRKVEYIRGELLAHNNPDKPLHMINVATDGETYGHHEPFGDMCLSRLINENRKNEDFIFTNYGRFLELNPPQDFVRLKEGNDGLGTAWSCAHGVDRWRRDCGCSNGGGEGWNQSWREPFRNALDFLRDRLFDTAERELSKLLKNVWNARNEYIHVVMADMGGDRAQAVDRFFAEHSARELTPSDRTFVLRLMESLHNGMLMYTSCGWFFAEISGIETVQDMRYAARAIELAEDVLPADTKKQFLHILARAKSNISEFQNGKWIYENWVDKFAFDHKRIVNQYLIGRIMVNDPFQIGEAHPYYFYTLKLRDYKTAVKDGWQIYKFVLDFNDSLVQEESEYIAYIFRNDNNFRTFIKKCIDNSLVEYLDKIIEKDNARTMIKDFGDWFTDSFSLTDLKYDTKEIILNRIFEKSLATLHKKVISVDLKIEDYLDVLNLFRELQVVMSEKDQVAVKELLNNYILNELHKLEETGIENYDFTSLIRIIQTAKRANLDIDYQDMVPLIRSSVSRRMHAAIIELNNAELRRLERIIDFTNIAGMDFEKYDIQNLLYDYLDIHVRAWENGDPNLNRETMALLFGMASKFNLATHRFESRVKHKG
- a CDS encoding class I SAM-dependent methyltransferase; this translates as MFDRIKLNHWNDSAENGNPAAIMDVLGDLKGLSIGDIGSGGGYLAMKFAGAAGTEGKVYAMDVEPSNLKYVAGQAKKNGYTNIETVLIEGADIPLKEESIDLFFSRNSYHHIGSPVGYFANMRRFLKPGGRLVIIDHLGTSKKAIVQVHGHFTSSETIRENMEQAGFRYIKSYDMLEDQSFNVFIKD